One segment of Danaus plexippus chromosome 10, MEX_DaPlex, whole genome shotgun sequence DNA contains the following:
- the LOC116767059 gene encoding signal recognition particle 19 kDa protein: MAAVVTSWTPDKKHTDLQRWICIYPAYLNSKKTLAEGRKLPRDICVENPTHQEIRDVLFTTGLRIGVENKLYPRERSKEMLYRGRIRVELKNDDGTPIKDEYPTREAVMRHIVESIPKLKTRQNRPAEQQPQAVQQSSNKSKGKKGRR, from the exons ATGGCTGCTGTAGTAACTTCATGGACTCCCGATAAAAAGCACACTGATCTTCAAAG ATGGATTTGTATTTATCCAGCCTACTTGAACAGTAAAAAAACTCTTGCTGAAGGCCGAAAGTTGCCTAGAGATATATGTGTGGAAAATCCTACACATCAAGAAATAAGGGATGTGCTTTTCACAACTGGACTTCGTATAGGcgttgaaaataaattgtaccCACGTGAACGTAGTAAG GAAATGCTGTACAGAGGAAGGATTCgtgttgaattaaaaaatgatgATGGTACACCAATAAAAGATGAGTATCCTACAAGAGAGGCAGTTATGAGGCACATTGTTGAATCAATACCGAAATTGAAGACTCGTCAAAATAG gcCTGCGGAACAGCAACCTCAGGCAGTTCAGCAAAGTAGCAATAAGAGCAAGGGAAAGAAAGGAAGACGATAA
- the LOC116767058 gene encoding uncharacterized protein LOC116767058, translating into MSLEAKSISLNDLIAAEKQSSHPSIIHPEYSATKDLGLLQLPTRTKIQRHKISSDIDKGKKTSSLKFKKTFLIKSPLTPKKLKYLQKPSYKRKNLTTKRDTQGSHVKINQKYIPLLRNIGVLFDNILSSDSSETNEFRRRKHKRNPFSNKKDNICTCPSKDNTEESYTQEETVTYSSDPSNEIENTPLTATPSADNTIYDNFGRFRRNKNIPILFARNPFSLRRNDTELSEGSGSAYNRCNKGHISRDNGNNECSTRNGDYAPFSEDYEENTYGYSRNDASSLGSTRGEQRIGINTQSTETGGGTNKNYSFILPAHGTSKNLTGEISEHERQIKLQVRKDETESPVFLSELTSGLRGNNTQEENIPKRNTEEYEKSIPNNISSDKRISYGNGQITTENKKIRRANETVGPKVVMIFDGYSVARDVNGKNKMTERAIHIHS; encoded by the exons ATGA GTTTAGAAGCAAAATCAATATCGTTGAACGACCTTATTGCTGCTGAAAAACAATCATCACATCCTTCAATCATACATccag aatattCAGCAACGAAGGACTTAGGCCTGTTGCAATTACCTACCCGTACAAAAATACAGAGGCACAAAATATCAA GTGACATTGATAAAGGCAAGAAAACATCGTcactaaaattcaaaaaaacttTCCTTATTAAATCGCCGTTAACaccaaaaaagttaaaatatctgCAAAAACCAAGCtataaacgaaaaaatttaacaacaaaacGTGATACTCAAGGAAGTCATGTCAAAATTAACCAAAAATACATTCCCCTTCTTAGGAATATTGGGGTgctatttgataatattctcAGTTCAGACTCTAGCGAAACCAACGAATTTCGACGACGCAAACATAAAAGAAATCcgttttccaataaaaaagataacatTTGCACCTGTCCTAGTAAAGACAATACCGAAGAATCTTATACGCAAGAGGAGACAGTTACGTATTCCTCGGATCCTTCCAATGAGATCGAGAATACGCCCCTTACTGCCACCCCGTCAGCCGATAATACTATCTATGATAACTTCGGCCGTTTCAGACGGAATAAGAACATACCCATATTATTTGCAAGAAATCCCTTTAGCCTTCGGAGAAACGATACTGAACTCAGTGAGGGAAGCGGCTCCGCATATAACAGATGCAATAAAGGACATATCTCCAGGGATAATGGAAATAATGAATGCAGTACCCGAAACGGAGACTATGCACCCTTTTCAGAAGATTATGAAGAAAATACCTACGGTTATTCACGAAACGATGCAAGTAGCCTTGGATCCACCAGAGGAGAACAGAGAATCGGAATTAATACCCAATCTACAGAGACTGGTGGAGGAACCAACAAAAATTACTCATTCATACTCCCGGCCCATGGAACCTCTAAAAATCTTACAGGAGAAATATCAGAACACGaaagacaaattaaattacaagttCGAAAAGACGAAACAGAAAGCCCAGTCTTTTTATCAGAACTTACTTCAGGACTACGAGGAAATAACACCCAAGAGGAAAATATACCAAAACGAAATACCGAAGAGTATGAAAAAAGCATCCCAAACAATATCTCCAGTGATAAACGAATCTCTTACGGAAATGGCCAAATTaccacagaaaataaaaaaattcgtcGAGCAAATGAAACAGTAGGACCAAAAGTTGTCATGATCTTTGATGGCTACAGCGTAGCAAGGGATGTGAacggtaaaaataaaatgacagaaAGGGCTATACATATTCACtcttag
- the LOC116766876 gene encoding succinate dehydrogenase [ubiquinone] iron-sulfur subunit-like: protein MHSIKKAICSKLPCLISIRLYSGPKPAAAAAKKPSDPRKVFKIYRFGGILSNEKPTLKSYDLDINTCGRMVLDALIKIKDMDPTLVFRRSCREGICGSCAINLQGQNCLACITAIPSDKVITIHPIPHMYVIRDLVVDMTHFFDVYNSLRPYLIRNNSGALGKFQYAQSEKDNSKLVGLYECVLCSCCATACPSYWWNGRRFMGPASLLHAYRWIIDSRDEESEQRLFELRDDFKAFRCHTIYNCTLACPKGLHPALAIAKLKRLISGLDKKPLPEMDPMKFASGSLSGCK from the coding sequence ATGCACAGTATTAAGAAAGCAATATGTTCAAAACTGCCATGTTTGATATCAATAAGACTCTACTCGGGTCCAAAACCAGCAGCTGCCGCGGCTAAAAAGCCTTCGGATCCAAGAAAggtgtttaaaatttacaggTTTGGAGGAATTCTAAGTAATGAGAAACCAACATTAAAAAGTTACGATTTAGACATCAATACTTGCGGACGGATGGTTTTAGACGctctcattaaaattaaagatatggATCCTACGCTTGTATTTCGAAGATCCTGTCGTGAGGGTATCTGTGGGTCATGTGCTATTAATCTTCAAGGTCAAAATTGTCTCGCTTGTATAACTGCAATTCCTTCTGACAAAGTCATAACCATACATCCCATTCCTCATATGTATGTCATCAGGGATCTGGTCGTAGACATGACACATTTCTTTGATGTTTACAATAGCCTCCGTCCATATTTAATCCGAAACAATTCTGGGGCCCTCGGAAAATTTCAGTATGCACAAAGTGAGAAGGATAACTCCAAATTAGTTGGGCTGTACGAGTGTGTTCTGTGCTCTTGTTGTGCTACAGCTTGTCCTAGTTATTGGTGGAATGGCCGACGTTTCATGGGGCCAGCGTCTTTGCTTCACGCATACAGATGGATTATAGATTCTCGAGATGAAGAATCCGAACAAAGATTATTTGAACTACGAGATGACTTTAAAGCTTTTCGATGTCacactatatataattgtactcTGGCATGTCCTAAAGGATTACACCCAGCTCTAGCTatagcaaaattaaaaagattaatttcaGGATTAGATAAAAAACCTTTACCCGAAATGGATCCTATGAAATTTGCTTCGGGTTCGCTGTCCggttgtaaatga